A region of the Chlamydia buteonis genome:
ACATATCGCAACTATACGACGCAAGCCAACAGCATCTCGTAATCCTCTTAGAGTGCAAGAGATTTCAGAAGGATGGTGTGCATAGTCTTCAAAGAATAAGAATTTCTCTGAAGTGTTCTTTCTTTCCATACGTCTTTGAACACCAGAAAAGTTCTTAAGAGCCTCCCGAATACTTTCCTCATCAATGCCCAAAGTTAATGCTATACCTATAGCTACAGCAGCGTTTGCAATATTGTGCTTGCCGATAAGGTTAAGATCTATGTCTAAGTAATCTTTCCCTAAGAAAGACAGAGAAAATAGCGAGCGCCAGCCATCCTGATAATAGGAATGTATACGTAAGTTACAATCTTGAGAAAATCCATAAGATGTTCCCGAGATTCTTCCTTTAAGTTCTTGGCAATCGCCATTATAAAAACATAAACGCGGATTTTCAACCTTACGAGTGAATTCTTCAATTGTTAAAGCAAGCTTCTCCTTACTCCCTTCAAAATTACTAAGATGTTCATTATCTAAATTGGTTACGACAGCAACTTTAGGAAGATAGTGTTTTAAAGAGCCATCGCTTTCATCAGCTTCAGCTATAAAGTACTCTGAACTTCCTGCATAACCATTCAAAGATAGAGAATTCAACCCTCCAATAGCATAGGAAGGATCCTTTTTTGCTGTTTGAAAAATGGCTGTGATTAACGAAGATACTGTAGTTTTTCCATGACTCCCTGAAACTAAAATACTTGTTTGTTCTTGCATCAAAAAAGCTAGAAGTTCAGAACGATGGAGTATGGGTAACTGTTTCCTTACAGCTTCTAAATATTCTATGTTATCCTTAGTAATCCCCGATCCATAAACGATAGTGCAATCTTCAGGAATATGATTTTTATTATGCCCTTGTAAATACCGTGCCCCTTTGGCCACAAGCTTATCGACAATGTCTCCTCGATTTAAATCACTTCCTGATACGGAATATCCCCGGTCTAATAAAATATGAGCTAGTGCACTCATTCCTATTCCACCAATACCTATAAAATGATAATGGATTTTCCTATCCATAGATTACCCTATAAACATTCACATATAAATTGATAAAAAGACTTAGAAGATTTGTTTTGATAATAAGCTCGCAAAGCTTCTCGCCTATTTTTAATAGTTTTAGAATCCAGAGCAAGCAAAATATTTTTAGTTAAAACTGCTTTAGAAAGCTGTTTTTCAAGGATCATTGATCCTCCTCCTATCTTATAGACAAGGAATTTTGCATTTTCTTCCTGATGTCGATAAGCTCCCGGATATGGGATAAGTATAGAAGGACTTTGTGCCCACAACAACTCATCTATAATCGTAGCTCCAGCACGACTAATTACAAGATCTGATGAAAGTAAGACGCTAAGCATGTCGTGCTCAAAGGGTTTTACACAAAAGGACACACCACCACGACTATAGACATGCTGTATGGAAACTATATCACCTTTTGGTCCTGCAACATGATGAACATACATATTTGGGTAATCCTTGGCAACATCAACAAGTGCCGGTGGGACATTATCATTTAATGTCTTTGCTCCTAGAGATCCTCCCACAACACAAATCGTTGGAGAATGGGAAGTTAGGCGTTCTACAATAGGATTAAAAGAAGAAAAAGCTCTTTTTGGTAATGAAATCTCTTGAGCCGGACATGCAAATTTCTTAATTACAGGCGAGAAAGATACACCTACACCCTTTGCAAAACGTGAAAATAACTTATTTACCTTGCCTGGCACAACATTTTGCTCGTGTAAAAATATAGGGATTTTCTTTTTCAACGCTGCCATCAATACCGGCAAAGAGTGATAACTACCGAAACCTACAACAACATCAGGATCAAAAATAAGGAGTTCTTTTTTTGCCTTTTTATATCCTGCATATAGGGAACATGCTCTCCGTATAGCAGTGATAGGTCTCGCAAATGTCGGCAATCCTGAGGGAATTTCTTTATACAGTATCTGCTGTTCTCCAAGGCTTGGGTGATTATCTAAACCCTTACCCAGAAGAAGAACATCCACACCTTCTCTACAAAATGCTTCTCTTGTTGCGAGAGCGGGGACGATATGTCCTCCCGACCCTCCGACAGCTAAAGCTATTTTGTTGATTTTCTTCATCACACACCCTTAACAGCAATGTAACACCACACATATTAGCAATCAGAGAGGACCCTCCCTGACTAAAAAAAGGGAGATTCACTCCTTTACTCGGCAATAATCCTGACACAACGCCCAAATTCATAAAAGCCTGCATGCCAATAATTACCGTTACGGCTATAGCTAAAGAAGCTCCTTCTAAAGAAGAGGCTCGAATAGCAATTACGTAACCACCGTAAACAAAATACATATACAACAAAATCAAAAGCAGCATACCCAAGAAGCCAAATTCTTCCGCGTATATTGCAGCGATATAGTCATTTTGTGCTTCTGGAAGATAGGTAAGCTTTTGCAGGCTAGCTCCTGGGCCCTTACCAAATAATCCCCCTGACCCTGCGGCTATTTTTGCTTGATATGGCTGATGTCCTCGACCTTTAATGTCTAATTCTGGATGAAGATAAACATCTAAACGATGTCGCACATAAGGCATTCTATAAGCAAGAGCACCGCCAACAACAAGAATACATAACAACGGAAGTAACCAATAACGCAAACGTACAGCTGTCATAATAAAGACAGGGATCAAAGAAAAAGCTATTACAGCTGCGGAACCGTTGTCAGGCTCTATAGCAATAAAGAAAATAGGAAGAAACAGTGTAGTAGTGAGCTTAAGAAACAGTTTGAAATTTTCTCGATATTGAGGGCGAAATACAAGATATTCTATAGCTACACAGGGAACAAGATATTTTACAAACTCTGAGGGCTGCAAAGTAAGTTGTCCTATACCTAACCACCGCTTTGCTCCATTCCTACACACCCCTACGCCAGGAATCAAAACAGCTATAAGCGCGCATCCTGCTATGAACAATAACGTGGGGCTCATTTTTAGAAAATCTTTCCAACCGGTTATATAAACTAAAGTAGAAAGACCTAATCCTAATCCTAAGTAGGTAATCTGACGGATTAAAGCCTTATGGGTACTACAAGGAAGCGAACGATCGAGAATTTCTGCAGAGGAAGTATCAAAAACCATGACTAGACCCAGGGAAAAAATCCCCAACAAACAAGAAACTATAAACCATTTCATATTAGGCCTAGAGAGAAACTACCGTATACGCAACTGATCCCCAGGTCTTAGTTTACGAGCTTTTTGTTCGTCAAGATCATTCATTTTTAATAAATCTTCAAGACGAATTCGATTACGTAACGCTATAGTCCAAGGGCTATCTCCTTCTTGGACAGTATAAAAATCCTCAGCACTCGCCACTTTCACTTGAGGATTCTTAGTTGTTTCTTGCTTATCATATATAGGTACTTTCAATACTTGACCTATCTTCAATTGTGTAGAAGATAGATCATTGATCTGCATAAGCACAGCTACAGTTGTATGATTTGCCTTAGCAATACGTTCCAAGAAGTCTCCCTTCTTGACAACAACCGTTGCGTAAACTTCCTTCTTAGGAGTTTCTTTAGCAACTT
Encoded here:
- the murG gene encoding undecaprenyldiphospho-muramoylpentapeptide beta-N-acetylglucosaminyltransferase → MMKKINKIALAVGGSGGHIVPALATREAFCREGVDVLLLGKGLDNHPSLGEQQILYKEIPSGLPTFARPITAIRRACSLYAGYKKAKKELLIFDPDVVVGFGSYHSLPVLMAALKKKIPIFLHEQNVVPGKVNKLFSRFAKGVGVSFSPVIKKFACPAQEISLPKRAFSSFNPIVERLTSHSPTICVVGGSLGAKTLNDNVPPALVDVAKDYPNMYVHHVAGPKGDIVSIQHVYSRGGVSFCVKPFEHDMLSVLLSSDLVISRAGATIIDELLWAQSPSILIPYPGAYRHQEENAKFLVYKIGGGSMILEKQLSKAVLTKNILLALDSKTIKNRREALRAYYQNKSSKSFYQFICECL
- the ftsW gene encoding putative lipid II flippase FtsW, which gives rise to MKWFIVSCLLGIFSLGLVMVFDTSSAEILDRSLPCSTHKALIRQITYLGLGLGLSTLVYITGWKDFLKMSPTLLFIAGCALIAVLIPGVGVCRNGAKRWLGIGQLTLQPSEFVKYLVPCVAIEYLVFRPQYRENFKLFLKLTTTLFLPIFFIAIEPDNGSAAVIAFSLIPVFIMTAVRLRYWLLPLLCILVVGGALAYRMPYVRHRLDVYLHPELDIKGRGHQPYQAKIAAGSGGLFGKGPGASLQKLTYLPEAQNDYIAAIYAEEFGFLGMLLLILLYMYFVYGGYVIAIRASSLEGASLAIAVTVIIGMQAFMNLGVVSGLLPSKGVNLPFFSQGGSSLIANMCGVTLLLRVCDEENQQNSFSCRRVGRTYRPRSRNKRSIL
- a CDS encoding LysM peptidoglycan-binding domain-containing protein; the encoded protein is MNRRDTIIIATLVNAVLVLVLFTTAKHADKKNADVLCPPLPAKLVEFVPPPAEKVQEKVEKIEKPVVEAVPQRVSKEELAVQFAENKSVVVKVHPTPNVPQTTSPVPVASPTPLEPNMQVAKETPKKEVYATVVVKKGDFLERIAKANHTTVAVLMQINDLSSTQLKIGQVLKVPIYDKQETTKNPQVKVASAEDFYTVQEGDSPWTIALRNRIRLEDLLKMNDLDEQKARKLRPGDQLRIR